A single window of Taeniopygia guttata chromosome 1, bTaeGut7.mat, whole genome shotgun sequence DNA harbors:
- the PHKA2 gene encoding phosphorylase b kinase regulatory subunit alpha, liver isoform isoform X2 has product MRSRSNSGVRLDGYARLVQRTILCHQNPVTGLLSAGADHKDAWVRDNIYSILAVWGLGMAYRKNADRDEDKAKAYELEQNVVKLMRGLLQCMMRQVDKVEKFKRTQSTKDCLHAKYNSATCATVVGDDQWGHLQVDATSLYLLFLAQMTASGLRIIFTLDEVTFIQNLVFYIEAAYKVADYGIWERGDKTNQGIPELNASSVGMAKAALEAIDELDLFGAHGGHKSVIHVLPDEVEHCQSILYSMLPRASTSKEIDAGLLSIISYPAFAVEDVNLVNVTKSEIISKLQGRYGCCRFLRDGYKTPREDPSRLHYDPAELKLFENIECEWPVFWTYFLIDGIFNEDKIQVQEYREALEGILIREKNGLVLMPELYAVPPEKVDEEYENPHTVNRVPMGKLPHLWGQSLYVLSCLLAEGFLAAGEIDPLNRRFSTGFKPDVVVQVTVLAESNQIKNLLQNRGIHVQSIADIHPLRVQPARILSNLYTMLGRNKNMKLSGRPHRHIGVLGTSKLYVIRNQIFAFTPQFTDQHHFYLALDNQMIVEMLKTELAYLTSCWRMTGRPTLTFPITHTMLVDDGTDIHPAVLATIRKLEDGYFGGARVKIGKLSEFLTTSFHTYLSFLDPDCDLKLFDDRNDDCNSPDSEYGDYPADFCEKDSQDELDQYINDVLQSTALKSYLPPTSKTTTEPPVFSANHSTEEILSIMAKTKGLEVPAVSMSLPTKVLNTHRKSLNLVDNPHFFGTKDHENILHLPKDAHGDLDCRKLVDQLKECPTLHDQADILYILHILKGADWDTKLDGQYGVTVHCLLNELYRKAGLNQEWGLIRYISGILKKRVEVLAEACTDLLSHHKQLTVGLPPEPREKIITTPLPPEELTDLIYEASGQDISIAVLTQEIIMYLAMYVRSQPSLFVEMLRLRIGLIIQVMATELARSLKCSGEEASESLMNLSPFDMKSLLHHILSGKEFGVERSLRPVDSSSSSPAISIHEMGHSGATKTERSGITKLKSEMKQLFVYCCPSSWQPAVSPAR; this is encoded by the exons ATGCGGAGCCGCAGCAACTCGGGGGTGCGCCTGGACGGCTACGCCCGCCTCGTCCAGCGGACCATCCTCTGCCACCAG AACCCAGTGACGGGGCTGCTTTCAGCCGGGGCGGACCATAAGGATGCCTGGGTACGGGACAACATTTACAGCATCCTGGCCGTGTGGGGGCTGGGAATGGCGTATCGGAAGAATGCAGACCGGGATGAGGATAAAGCCAAAGCCTACGAGCTTGAGCAG AACGTTGTGAAGCTGATGCGGGGACTCCTGCAGTGCATGATGAGACAG GTAGATAAGGTAGAGAAGTTCAAACGCACTCAGAGTACCAAAGACTGCCTCCATGCCAAGTATAACTCTGCAACTTGTGCCACGGTGGTTGGGGATGACCAGTGGGGGCATCTACAAGTGGATGCAACTTCCCTCTACCTGCTCTTCTTAGCACAGATGACTGCATCAG GGCTACGTATTATCTTCACCCTTGATGAAGTTACCTTTATCCAAAATCTTGTTTTTTACATAGAAGCTGCCTACAAAGTTGCT GATTATGGAATTTGGGAACGTGGTGATAAGACAAACCAAGGAATCCCTGAACTGAACGCGAGCTCTGTAGGGATGGCCAAA GCTGCTTTGGAAGCAATTGATGAACTAGATCTTTTTGGAGCTCATGGAGGACACAAATCAGTGATTCATGTTCTTCCTGATGAAGTGGAACACTGCCAG TCTATTCTGTACTCCATGTTGCCGAGGGCATCCACATCAAAGGAGATTGATGCTGGCCTTCTGTCTATTATTTCTTACCCAGCTTTTGCAGTGGAAGATGTGAACCTTGTTAATGTAACCAAGAGTGAAATCATATCCAAATTGCAG GGCCGCTATGGCTGCTGTCGCTTTCTCCGAGATGGTTACAAGACACCCAGAGAG GATCCAAGCAGGCTGCACTATGATCCTGCTGAGCTCAAGCTCTTTGAGAATATTGAATGTGAGTGGCCAGTATTCTGGACATACTTCCTAATAGATGGAATATTTAATGAGGACAAGATCCAG gTACAAGAGTACAGAGAGGCTCTGGAAGGAATACTTATAAGAGAGAAGAATGGATTAGTGCTAATGCCTGAACTGTATGCAGTCCCTCCAGAAAAG GTGGATGAGGAATATGAAAATCCTCACACAGTGAATCGTGTTCCAATGGGAAAGTTGCCTCATCTTTGGGGCCAATCATTGTATGTCCTGAGCTGCCTGTTAGCAGAG GGATTTCTTGCTGCAGGTGAAATTGATCCCTTAAACCGGAGATTTTCCACGGGATTTAAACCTGATGTTGTGGTACAAG TAACTGTTTTGGCAGAATCTAATCAAATTAAGAATCTGTTGCAAAACCGTGGAATCCATGTTCAGAGCATTGCTGATATCCATCCACTCAGGGTGCAGCCAGCTCGCATCCTTAGCAACCTCTACACCATGCTGG GCCGGAACAAGAACATGAAATTAAGTGGCCGACCACACCGACACATAGGAGTGTTGGGCACCTCCAAGCTCTATGTGATAAGAAatcaaatatttgcttttaccCCTCAG TTTACTGACCAGCATCACTTCTATCTGGCTTTAGACAATCAGATGATTGTAGAGATGCTCAAGACAGAGCTGGCTTACCTCACTTCTTGCTGGAGGATGACAGGGAGACCAACCTTGACATTTCCCATCACCCACACAATGCTTg ttgatgATGGCACTGACATTCATCCAGCAGTTCTTGCCACAATAAGAAAATTAGAAGATGGTTATTTTGGAGGTGCAAG GGTGAAGATAGGCAAGCTATCAGAATTTCTTACCACTTCTTTTCATACTTATCTGAGCTTCCTGGATCCAGATTGTGACCTAAAACTGTTTGATGACCGTAACGACGACTGTAATAGCCCTGACAGTGAATATGGAGACTACCCAGCAGATTTCTGTGAAAAAG ATAGCCAGGATGAGCTGGATCAGTACATAAATGAtgtcctgcagagcacagccctgaagtCATACCTGCCTCCAACTTCAAAGACAACGACTGAACCACCTGTGTTCAGTGCAAACCATTCCACAGAAGAGATACTGTCAATAATGGCCAAGACAAAGGGCTTGGAAGTTCCAG CCGTGTCTATGTCTCTTCCCACTAAAGTTCTGAACACACACCGGAAATCTCTGAATCTTGTTGATAATCCTCATTTCTTTGGGACAAAG gaccatgaaaatattttgcacttACCTAAAGATGCTCATGGTGATTTGGATTGCAGGAAGCTTGTTGATCAGCTGAAGGAATGTCCAACACTCCATGATCAAGCAGATATCTTGTATATCTTGCATATACTCAA AGGTGCTGACTGGGACACAAAGCTGGATGGACAGTATGGTGTCACTGTTCACTGCCTCCTCAATGAGCTCTACAGAAAGGCAGGCCTCAATCAGGAATGGGGCTTAATCCGTTACATTTCTGGCATACTCAAAAAGAGAGTTGAGGTCCTGGCTGAG GCATGCACAGACCTTCTGTCACACCACAAGCAACTTACAGTGGGCCTGCCACCAGAACCCCGTGAGAAAATCATTACCAC CCCACTGCCCCCTGAGGAGCTCACAGATCTCATTTATGAAGCCAGTGGCCAAGACATCAGTATTGCAGTCCTGACACAG GAGATAATTATGTACTTGGCAATGTACGTCCGGTCACAGCCCAGTCTTTTTGTGGAGATGCTCAGGCTCCGCATTGGTCTGATAATCCAGGTGATGGCCACAGAGCTGGCACGAAGTCTGAAATGCTCAG GTGAAGAAGCTTCAGAGAGCTTGATGAATCTAAGCCCCTTTGATATGAAAAGTCTCCTGCATCATATTCTCAGTGGGAAAGAGTTTGGAGTGGAAAGAAGCT TGCGGCCTGTAGATTCTTCTTCATCCAGCCCTGCAATTTCTATTCATGAGATGGGGCATTCTGGAGCaaccaaaacagaaagaagTGGTATTACTAAATTGAAGAGTGAGATGAAGCAG CTTTTTGTTTACTGCTGCCCATCCAGTTGGCAGCCTGCCGTCTCTCCAGCAAGATGA